Proteins encoded in a region of the Eschrichtius robustus isolate mEscRob2 chromosome 16, mEscRob2.pri, whole genome shotgun sequence genome:
- the PET117 gene encoding protein PET117 homolog, mitochondrial: MSGSSKVVLGLSVVLTAATVAGVHMKQRQDQQRLRDGVIRDIERQNRKKENIRLLGEQILLTEQLEAEREKMVLAKGSQKT, encoded by the exons ATGTCGGGGAGCTCGAAGGTGGTGCTGGGGCTCTCGGTGGTGCTAACGGCGGCCACCGTGGCGGGCGTGCATATGAAGCAGCGGCAGGACCAGCAG AGGCTTCGTGACGGAGTGATCAGAGACATTGAGAGGCAAAAtcggaaaaaagaaaatattcgtCTTTTGGGAGAACAGATTCTTCTGACTGAGCAACTtgaagcagaaagagagaagatggtGTTGGCAAAAGGATCTCAAAAAACGTGA